A window of the Kosakonia sp. BYX6 genome harbors these coding sequences:
- the menC gene encoding o-succinylbenzoate synthase, with amino-acid sequence MRQAQVYRWQIPLDAGVVLRERRLKTRDGLFVHLQENGREGWGEIAPLPGFSLETLDEVQPLVVAWARGWRSGASLPLPAPSSAAFGLSCALAELHDELPASADYRAAMLCTGDPDELFAALAALPGEKLAKVKVGLYEAVRDGMVVNLLLESIPDLQLRLDANRAWTPLKAQQFAKYVNPHFRSRIAFLEEPCKQRADSLAFALQTGITIAWDESLRDADFTFEPQPGVGAVIIKPTLTGSLQKVQQQVAAAKALGLTVVISSSIESSLGLTQLARIAAWLTPGTVPGLDTLQLMKCQLIRRWPESDLPCLQSDRLEPLL; translated from the coding sequence ATGCGCCAGGCGCAGGTTTACCGCTGGCAAATCCCCCTCGACGCGGGCGTGGTGCTGCGTGAGCGACGCCTAAAAACCCGTGACGGGCTGTTTGTCCATCTGCAAGAAAATGGGCGCGAAGGCTGGGGCGAAATTGCTCCCTTGCCGGGGTTCAGCCTCGAAACGCTGGATGAGGTTCAGCCATTGGTCGTTGCGTGGGCGCGCGGCTGGCGCAGCGGTGCTTCGTTGCCGCTGCCTGCGCCGTCTTCTGCGGCGTTTGGTCTCAGTTGCGCACTGGCTGAGTTGCATGACGAATTGCCCGCATCTGCCGATTACCGCGCGGCGATGTTATGCACAGGCGACCCGGACGAACTTTTCGCCGCGCTTGCCGCCTTGCCCGGCGAGAAGCTGGCGAAAGTCAAAGTCGGGCTGTACGAAGCCGTGCGCGACGGAATGGTGGTCAACCTGCTGCTGGAATCGATTCCTGATTTACAGCTGCGTCTGGATGCTAACCGTGCCTGGACGCCACTGAAAGCCCAGCAATTCGCCAAATACGTAAACCCGCACTTTCGCTCGCGCATCGCGTTTCTCGAAGAACCCTGCAAACAACGCGCAGACTCGCTGGCGTTCGCCCTGCAAACCGGCATCACCATCGCCTGGGATGAAAGCCTGCGCGATGCCGACTTTACATTTGAACCGCAGCCGGGCGTTGGCGCGGTGATTATTAAACCGACGCTCACCGGCAGCCTGCAAAAGGTGCAACAGCAGGTTGCGGCGGCGAAAGCGCTGGGTCTGACGGTGGTTATCAGTTCCTCCATTGAGTCGAGCCTCGGCCTGACGCAACTGGCACGGATTGCCGCCTGGCTGACGCCGGGCACGGTTCCGGGGCTGGATACATTGCAACTGATGAAATGCCAGCTGATCCGCCGTTGGCCAGAGAGTGATTTACCCTGCTTGCAGTCGGATAGACTGGAACCACTCCTATGA
- the menE gene encoding o-succinylbenzoate--CoA ligase, translating to MMFSDWPWRHWRQVRGEQTAIRLDQHTLNWRQLCVRVDRLAAGFARQGVREGDGVMLRARNQPETVLAWLALLQCGARILPVNPQLPALLLDALLPQLTLCFALDLDSSAYDGELTALVLQDAEGDYAVDWQARRLASMTLTSGSTGLPKAAVHTCAAHLASAQGVLALIPFASQDDWLLSLPLFHVSGQGILWRWLFAGARITVHHGVPLEQALSGCSHASLVPTQLWRLLNDNVPVSLNAVLLGGAAIPVELTQQASARGIRSWCGYGLTEFASTVCAKEADGAPDVGYALPGREVKIVDEEVWLRAASMASGYWCNGELLPLGNDEGWFPTRDRGVLNEGCLTIRGRLDNLFFSGGEGIQPEEVERVIARHPHVRQVLVVPIDDEEFGQRPVAVVECDAEIDIAALSAWVADKLARFQQPVRWLALPAELKNGGIKIARRAVQQWVNSPAAKVEKA from the coding sequence ATGATGTTTTCTGACTGGCCCTGGCGTCACTGGCGGCAAGTGCGCGGTGAACAGACGGCGATTCGCCTTGATCAACACACGTTGAACTGGCGGCAACTTTGCGTACGTGTTGATCGCCTGGCTGCGGGCTTTGCCCGTCAGGGCGTGCGCGAAGGCGACGGTGTGATGTTGCGGGCGCGCAATCAGCCAGAAACGGTGCTGGCCTGGCTGGCGTTATTGCAATGCGGGGCGCGGATATTACCGGTGAACCCGCAATTACCCGCGTTGTTGCTGGATGCGTTACTGCCACAATTAACGCTGTGTTTTGCCCTCGATCTCGATTCATCGGCTTATGACGGCGAGTTAACCGCGCTGGTGCTGCAAGATGCCGAGGGCGATTATGCCGTGGACTGGCAGGCGCGGCGGCTGGCGTCGATGACATTAACCTCCGGCTCCACCGGTTTACCGAAAGCCGCTGTGCATACCTGTGCGGCGCATCTCGCGAGCGCGCAGGGCGTGCTGGCATTGATCCCGTTTGCCTCGCAGGACGACTGGTTACTCTCATTGCCATTGTTCCATGTTTCCGGACAAGGGATTTTATGGCGCTGGCTGTTCGCCGGGGCTCGCATCACCGTGCATCATGGCGTGCCGCTGGAACAGGCGCTGTCTGGCTGTAGCCATGCCTCGCTGGTTCCCACGCAGTTATGGCGTTTGCTCAATGATAATGTGCCCGTTTCGTTAAACGCGGTGCTGCTTGGCGGCGCGGCAATCCCGGTTGAACTCACGCAGCAGGCAAGCGCGCGCGGCATCCGTAGCTGGTGCGGCTATGGCCTGACGGAATTCGCCTCGACGGTGTGCGCCAAAGAAGCCGATGGCGCGCCGGATGTGGGTTATGCGCTGCCGGGCCGCGAGGTCAAAATTGTCGATGAAGAGGTTTGGCTGCGCGCCGCCAGCATGGCGTCCGGCTACTGGTGCAACGGGGAATTATTGCCGCTGGGCAATGATGAAGGCTGGTTTCCGACTCGCGATCGCGGCGTATTGAATGAGGGGTGTCTGACGATTCGCGGGCGGCTGGACAATCTTTTTTTCAGCGGCGGCGAAGGCATTCAGCCCGAAGAAGTTGAGCGCGTGATTGCCCGTCATCCGCACGTGCGGCAAGTGCTGGTGGTGCCCATAGATGATGAAGAGTTCGGTCAGCGCCCGGTCGCGGTGGTGGAATGCGACGCCGAAATAGATATTGCGGCGTTAAGCGCATGGGTTGCAGATAAACTGGCGCGTTTCCAGCAGCCCGTCCGCTGGCTGGCACTGCCCGCAGAACTCAAAAACGGCGGTATCAAAATCGCCCGCCGCGCCGTACAGCAGTGGGTGAATTCACCTGCCGCGAAAGTTGAGAAGGCGTGA
- a CDS encoding Rpn family recombination-promoting nuclease/putative transposase — translation MHASSSSTPHDAVFRKLLSHAETARDFFEIHLPERLLALCDFTTLHLESGSFVEDDLRYCYSDVLYSLKTTSGDGYIYALIEHQSSPDRNMAFRLMRYAIAAMQRHLDKGHSVLPLVIPVLFYHGRVTPYPWSLRWLDTFQLPQQAEGLYTDAFPLVDITQIPDAEIARHRRIAMLELLQKHVRQRDMLEFQEQLVSLLALGYTGGVQLKALLHYLVLAGFTADPATFLDAIANRTTDHQQKEVLMNIAQYLREEGLTKGLAQGRAEGVQQEALRIAKVMLEKGMEPDIVATLTGLPADVVEKARH, via the coding sequence ATGCACGCTTCATCATCTTCTACACCGCATGATGCGGTGTTTCGCAAATTGTTGTCACACGCGGAGACGGCCCGCGATTTCTTCGAAATCCATTTGCCGGAGCGCCTGCTCGCGCTCTGCGATTTCACGACACTACATCTGGAATCGGGCAGCTTCGTTGAAGACGACCTGCGCTATTGCTATTCCGATGTCCTCTACTCGCTAAAAACGACCTCCGGCGACGGGTATATTTATGCGCTGATTGAGCACCAAAGTTCGCCGGACCGCAATATGGCCTTTCGCCTGATGCGTTATGCCATTGCGGCGATGCAGCGCCACCTTGATAAAGGGCATAGCGTGCTGCCGTTAGTGATCCCGGTGCTCTTTTATCATGGTCGGGTAACGCCCTATCCATGGTCGCTACGCTGGCTGGATACTTTTCAATTGCCGCAGCAGGCCGAAGGCCTTTATACCGATGCCTTCCCGCTGGTGGATATCACACAAATTCCCGATGCCGAAATTGCCCGGCATCGCCGAATCGCGATGCTCGAACTGCTGCAAAAACATGTGCGGCAGCGGGATATGCTGGAGTTTCAGGAGCAACTGGTCAGCCTGCTGGCGCTGGGATACACTGGCGGCGTTCAGTTGAAAGCGTTGCTGCATTACTTGGTACTGGCCGGGTTCACTGCCGATCCGGCAACGTTTCTGGACGCGATTGCCAACAGAACGACGGACCATCAGCAAAAGGAGGTGTTAATGAACATTGCACAATATCTTCGTGAAGAAGGCCTGACTAAGGGCCTGGCGCAGGGGCGAGCCGAGGGGGTTCAGCAGGAAGCATTACGCATCGCGAAAGTGATGTTGGAAAAGGGCATGGAGCCGGACATCGTGGCGACACTGACCGGGCTCCCTGCGGATGTGGTGGAAAAAGCGCGCCACTAG
- the nudI gene encoding nucleoside triphosphatase NudI: protein MRQRTIVCPLIENNGAYLLCKMADDRGVFPGQWALSGGGVEPGERIEEALRREIREELGDKLELRQVTPWTFRDDVRVKSYADGSKEQIYMIYLIFDCVSANREVCINEEFQEYAWVEPADLHRYDLNDATRHTLTLKGLL from the coding sequence ATGCGACAACGGACGATTGTTTGCCCATTGATTGAAAACAACGGCGCGTATCTGCTGTGCAAAATGGCCGATGATCGGGGCGTTTTTCCCGGCCAGTGGGCGTTATCAGGCGGTGGCGTCGAGCCAGGAGAACGGATTGAAGAGGCGCTGCGCCGGGAAATCCGCGAAGAACTGGGCGATAAACTGGAACTACGCCAGGTGACACCCTGGACCTTTCGCGATGATGTGCGGGTGAAAAGCTATGCCGACGGCAGCAAAGAGCAGATCTATATGATTTACCTGATTTTTGACTGTGTCAGCGCCAATCGCGAAGTGTGCATTAACGAAGAGTTTCAGGAATACGCGTGGGTCGAACCAGCGGATCTGCATCGCTATGACTTAAACGATGCGACCCGCCATACGCTGACGCTGAAAGGTTTACTTTAA
- a CDS encoding YfaZ family outer membrane protein, whose translation MKKVALLSFAGLLLASTGAQAVSVNGQIGKDYTSLGFGLGTETSGIAVSGNWAHSEDDGDIAGLGLGYNLPLGPFLATVGGKGIYLNPDVGSEGYAVAVGGGLQWQIASSFSLFGEYYYSPDSLSSGIKEYQEANAGARYTIMRPFTIEAGYRYIDMAGKDGNRDNVVADGPYIGASASF comes from the coding sequence ATGAAAAAAGTGGCTTTATTAAGTTTTGCTGGCTTGTTGCTGGCCTCTACCGGGGCGCAGGCCGTAAGTGTAAACGGACAAATTGGGAAAGATTACACCAGTCTGGGTTTCGGCCTGGGAACCGAAACAAGTGGTATCGCCGTGAGCGGTAACTGGGCGCACAGCGAAGACGATGGCGACATCGCGGGTCTGGGCTTGGGTTACAACTTACCGCTCGGCCCGTTCCTCGCAACCGTCGGTGGTAAAGGCATTTATCTGAATCCAGACGTCGGCAGCGAAGGTTACGCTGTGGCGGTTGGCGGTGGTTTGCAGTGGCAAATCGCCAGCAGCTTCAGCCTGTTTGGCGAATATTACTACTCGCCTGACTCGCTCTCCAGCGGCATCAAAGAGTACCAGGAAGCGAATGCCGGTGCGCGTTACACCATTATGCGTCCGTTCACCATCGAAGCAGGCTACCGTTATATCGATATGGCGGGCAAAGATGGCAATCGCGACAACGTCGTCGCCGACGGCCCGTATATCGGCGCCAGCGCAAGCTTCTAA